One Campylobacter concisus DNA segment encodes these proteins:
- the thyX gene encoding FAD-dependent thymidylate synthase: MQVTLLNHTPLNICSHAIRTCWQSFEKGDNGGEKDVELIDRVGNKFKHASTLEHLYYNFYIQGISRALLQELARHRIASLSVKSTRYTLKELKKEEKFEVGQFERAAKFIVLTNDEMVDNASIKALENLREILASTTKSLDIVKYCLPECYKTELTWSINARSLQNFISLRSSKSALWEIRNLANAIYDALPNEHKFIFEKCLPEDEG; the protein is encoded by the coding sequence ATGCAAGTAACACTTCTAAATCACACCCCACTAAATATCTGCTCTCACGCGATCCGCACATGCTGGCAAAGCTTTGAAAAAGGCGATAATGGTGGCGAAAAAGATGTCGAACTGATAGATAGGGTGGGTAATAAATTTAAACACGCTTCAACACTAGAGCATCTTTACTACAACTTCTACATCCAAGGCATCTCGCGTGCACTACTACAAGAGCTAGCCCGCCACCGCATAGCAAGCCTAAGCGTCAAATCAACCCGTTACACACTAAAAGAGCTAAAAAAGGAGGAGAAATTTGAAGTAGGGCAGTTTGAGCGTGCGGCTAAATTTATCGTGCTAACAAATGACGAAATGGTCGATAACGCAAGCATAAAAGCGCTTGAAAATTTACGTGAAATTTTAGCCTCAACCACAAAAAGCCTTGATATCGTTAAATACTGCTTGCCAGAATGCTATAAGACAGAGCTTACATGGAGCATAAACGCTAGAAGCTTGCAAAATTTCATCTCTCTTAGAAGCTCAAAGTCAGCCCTTTGGGAGATAAGAAATTTAGCAAATGCTATCTACGACGCCTTGCCAAATGAGCATAAATTTATCTTTGAGAAGTGCTTGCCAGAGGATGAGGGCTAA
- a CDS encoding type II toxin-antitoxin system RelE/ParE family toxin: MRVKFSKEFEQATDKITKFIAKDSVEKAVLFYNDLITKIEEIKYMPYRFRKNLDINDDDVRDLIFHGYVVPFYIDKEKETITILLIYKENLPSIKF; encoded by the coding sequence ATGAGAGTAAAATTTTCTAAGGAATTTGAGCAAGCTACTGATAAGATCACTAAATTTATAGCTAAAGATAGTGTTGAGAAGGCGGTACTTTTTTACAATGATCTGATAACAAAGATCGAAGAGATAAAATATATGCCGTATCGTTTTCGTAAAAATTTAGATATAAACGATGATGATGTTAGAGACTTGATATTTCATGGTTATGTTGTTCCATTTTATATCGATAAAGAAAAAGAGACTATAACTATACTTTTGATCTACAAAGAGAATTTACCAAGCATAAAATTTTAG
- a CDS encoding DNA adenine methylase, which translates to MKPVKQENQAYLKEQILTYLGNKRSLLGFIERGVKYAKDELKKEKLSCCDLFSGSGVVARFLKQNSEFLVANDLELYSFITNSCYLQNATSELRDEINFWQKKLEKEIKENLYEGFITKLYAPQDDENIAFGERVFYTRKNAIFIDTARRLIDEILPAEMRKFFIAPLLYNASVHANTSGIFKGFHKNKEGIGQFGGRGQNAISRITSDINLTKPIFSNFSVPFEVYQKDANLLAKELDKLDLVYLDPPYNQHPYGSNYFMLNLIASYEEPSKISKVSGIAKDWNRSVFNKKSSASEAFFELIANLKAKFVLISFNSEGFINQDEFDKNLNKMGKVHLLRQKYNAYRGSRNLKARNIHVDELLYVLKK; encoded by the coding sequence TTGAAGCCAGTAAAACAAGAAAATCAAGCCTATCTAAAAGAGCAAATTTTAACCTATCTTGGTAACAAACGCTCTCTTTTAGGCTTTATCGAGCGAGGCGTAAAATACGCAAAAGACGAGCTTAAAAAAGAGAAGCTTAGCTGCTGTGACCTCTTTAGTGGAAGCGGCGTGGTGGCTAGGTTTTTAAAACAAAATAGCGAATTTCTAGTCGCCAACGACTTGGAGCTTTACAGCTTCATCACAAACTCATGTTATTTGCAAAACGCCACAAGTGAACTAAGAGATGAGATAAATTTCTGGCAAAAAAAGCTTGAAAAAGAGATAAAAGAAAACCTTTATGAGGGCTTTATAACAAAGCTTTATGCCCCACAAGATGACGAAAATATCGCTTTTGGCGAGCGGGTCTTTTACACAAGAAAAAATGCCATATTCATTGACACCGCAAGAAGGCTCATAGATGAGATATTGCCAGCTGAAATGAGAAAATTTTTCATAGCTCCACTACTTTATAACGCAAGTGTGCATGCAAATACGAGTGGAATTTTTAAAGGTTTTCATAAAAATAAAGAGGGCATCGGTCAGTTTGGTGGCAGGGGGCAAAATGCCATCTCAAGGATCACTTCTGATATAAATTTGACTAAGCCAATTTTTTCAAATTTCAGCGTGCCATTTGAGGTCTATCAAAAGGACGCAAATTTGCTAGCAAAAGAGCTTGATAAGCTCGATCTAGTCTATCTTGACCCACCTTATAACCAGCATCCATACGGCTCAAACTACTTCATGCTAAATCTCATCGCAAGCTATGAAGAGCCAAGTAAAATTTCAAAAGTCTCAGGCATCGCAAAGGACTGGAACAGATCAGTTTTTAATAAAAAATCATCAGCAAGCGAGGCATTTTTCGAGCTGATAGCAAATTTAAAGGCGAAATTTGTGCTCATCTCATTTAACTCAGAGGGCTTTATCAACCAAGATGAATTTGATAAAAACCTAAATAAAATGGGCAAAGTTCATCTACTGCGCCAAAAGTATAATGCCTACCGCGGCAGCAGAAATTTAAAAGCTAGAAACATCCACGTAGACGAACTTCTTTACGTTTTGAAAAAGTAA
- the luxS gene encoding S-ribosylhomocysteine lyase codes for MPLLDSFCVDHVKMKAPGVRLAKSMKTPKGDDISVFDLRFCKPNEEILPEKGTHTLEHLFAGFMRNHLNGNGVEIIDISPMGCRTGFYMSVIGTPSEEAVKKAWLASMKDILEVKTQDQIPELNKFQCGTYKMHSLEEAHAIAKKILDHGLVIINNEEIKLDVDAMGLKKH; via the coding sequence ATGCCACTACTTGATAGTTTTTGCGTAGATCATGTGAAGATGAAAGCCCCAGGAGTTAGACTAGCAAAGAGTATGAAGACCCCAAAGGGCGATGATATCAGCGTTTTTGACTTGAGATTTTGCAAGCCAAATGAGGAAATTTTGCCAGAAAAAGGCACTCACACTTTAGAGCACCTATTTGCTGGTTTTATGAGAAACCATTTAAATGGCAACGGCGTGGAGATCATAGACATCTCACCGATGGGCTGTAGGACTGGCTTTTATATGAGCGTGATCGGCACACCTAGCGAAGAAGCTGTAAAAAAGGCATGGCTTGCTTCGATGAAGGATATCTTAGAGGTCAAAACTCAAGATCAAATTCCAGAGCTAAATAAATTTCAATGCGGCACCTACAAGATGCACTCACTTGAAGAGGCACACGCCATAGCAAAGAAAATTCTGGATCACGGTCTAGTCATCATAAACAACGAAGAGATCAAGCTTGACGTTGATGCTATGGGACTAAAAAAGCACTGA